The Plasmodium cynomolgi strain B DNA, chromosome 5, whole genome shotgun sequence genome segment ACAgattattcacattttcactCACATCTTAAGTGACTATAAAtcgttttataatttatttccttaCAACATCGTGACGAATAAGTACAGCAACGTGCAAGCGAAGGGAGCGCAGGGGGACCACAATGACAGGTGCGCCGCGAACGGGACAAGGACGAAGAATGGGCGCAaattctccttctccttccacCTCTTCAGGAAGAGGAACAAGGGGCCCACCGAGGGGGAAGCCAAAGGGGAAGTGAGCAAAAAAGATCGCGCTGGAGGGATCGCAAGTAAAAGGGACCCCTTCAAAGGGGAAGGGAGCACAAATGACTGCTCTAAAAACGGTACCAACCCGCGAGGCAGTACCGACCGTGGTGATGGAAACACCCCTCTGAAGGAAGAGCCACGCGCCCCAGTCAAACGCAGTGACTCTGGGAATGAAGAGCAACAACAGATGAAGCATAGCAGGGATGTCTCGCAAAAGGAGCACCTTGAGCGAAGCATAATTCCATACGTACCCGAACACGTTAGCGGGAACTCCAAAAAGAGTAGAAATAtccagcaaaaaaaattcgaaaatttCGGGGCAGTTATTGAAGTGTTAGCAAATACAAAAAGCAGACATGAAATAGGAAgaagatataaaaacataataaagTTTTACCACCTGAAATTTTCTCACATCAACACGTATATCTatgctttgaaaaattttatctgcTCCTTGGCTGCGTACTCCCTTCTGTCCTTTGTATTGCAAGTGAAGGACAGGCACAACGGCAACTTACTGTTCGACGATTACGGAAATATTATCCACATTGACTTTGGTTacattttgaatatttaCCCGGGTAGGGAAAAGCTAGCTGCGGAAGGGAGGAGACGACTGCCTCTGCCTTGTTTTCAGGGTGCCTCCCTACGTGTGGACgacatacacatgtgcatatccGCAAGTGCACGCTCACATGTGtgttttgtttccccccccctttttaggCATCTCCATAAACTTCGAACTGGCTCCCTTTAAGTTAACGAGAGAAATGATAATGCTCCTCACCATGAAAAGTCAGAAGAAgcagtattttatttttacctacATTCAGTTGGTTGTCAAGGGGTAAGGAAAGCTCCTCCCTCCACGTGCACCCTTGTTGCTCCTCCTTGGTCTTGAGGCCGATTCGACGTGCAGCACTCATTCCGTGTGCAAGCATGGACATTAATTAATTAACTAATTAATCAACTAACTAATTAATTAACTAACTAATTAATTAACTAATTAACTAACTAACTAATTAACTAactaattaattaatttttttttttttttttttcttccccctttttttgtacgcCGCGTAGGTACCTGCTGCTGAGGGAAAAAAGCGACTGGCTGATTTCGTCCATTTTGAGTCTGTCCCACTCGGACATCAACTGCTTTAAGTACAACACGGTGGAGAAGTTGAGGTGAGAGATGGGAGCTGcgcacgggaaaaaaaaaaaaaaaaaaaaaaacgaaaatatgcaaaagtgCGAATGTGCAAAAGTGagaaaatgcgaaaaggcgaaaaggcaaaaatgcaCTGAGAGGGGCTAACCGAACGCGGCACGCCGCTCCATCGCTGCCCCCTTCTACATGGTTTGTTGTCTgtccccccccacacacacacatacccCGCAGGAAACGCCTCAAACTTGACAAAAGCGACAACGACGCCAGTATTTTCATGATAAACAAAATCCACCAGGCATACAACAACATAACGACGATTATGTACGACTATATTCAGAACATCCAACAGGGGATACAGTGAATGTTGGAGTAGGCCACTCGTATCGTAATCACGTGGGTTAATCTGACAAGTTGGCCGGCCaccaaaggggaggaggggaagaaaagagaagaagaagaaaagaagaagaaaagaagaagaagaaaagaagaagaagaaaagaagaagaagaaaagaagaagaagaaaagaagaagaagaaaagaagacgaagaagaaaagaagacgaagaagccCCACCTCCCAAGTGCTACCCTCGCTTGTACGTACAGCCCATGTTAGACACTTCTTTATATCCCATgagcattttcaaaattttttcaagttaATTTTGGTACATCCGTacgatgttttttttttttttttttttattctcttaAAAAGGAACGCTTATGCGAATGCAAAATTGGAACATAATGAGATAGGCATATAAAGTGCGTGACGTAAAGCTGTGGCATAAAACAAATGGACATTTCCCCCAACacgtacataaataaaacacacaaggggaggggaaagagtcaaatttttaattacacaCATGGTATATACACACAACGTATGAATAATATGTACGCACTTTTGCATACACgtaattaaaagaaaaggttAATTGTCCTGGCCGAGAGAGAatgccaaatggaaaaattgcagGTCCCGCACACCAAACACATCATGCGGGGAATCCACAAACCATTGTTCATCACTCTCTTAAATGGTGGTAAAtgcagacaaaaaaaaaaaaaaaaacaaattaaaccAAACTGCGTAAAATGCAGCAGGGGGGATGGACGAAATAAAAGGTgagatgataaaaatgggaacttaaaaatgaaacaaaaaagagaaaccgAGTAAGGGGGGGCACACCTGGATGTAGGCACGAACGCACATAATGTGCATACTCGTGTGCGCTGTGGATGACAGGCGAAGTCCCCGCAATTGGATCGCCCCCACCACGGGATGCGTTTGTGCTGAGTTGTATAAAAAGTTCCTAAACGGGTCCGTTAAAAAGTGCTGTTTTCTTCCGCTCCCACAATTCGAAAGCGACACTATTTATCTGATACCCACTCCGGTATGGTCcctgtatctttttttttctggccaTCGCTTAACGTGCCGTTCGTTTAGTTCATACTTTATCATAGTGGAGCTgaatttcttttccttttttttttttgctcggCTCGACGCAGCTGAACACCGCTCGGAATATGCCTCTACACTCTTTCCAATCGTGGCACCTTCTTTCCATCTAAATCATACAGTGCTCGCCAAAAAGGGTCACCAAGAGGACACAAAAATTTATCCTTAATCGACACTATATTTAACCATAATGATGAGCCTTTTCCTTGGACAGTTGCGCAGAACCATCGATATATTTAGAGCTCCTCGGGTTGGTTAGAAatagtccccttttttcatttcatttttgtgcagaGTCCTCGTAGTGGACTTCATCCTTACTTTGGTCACCCCTCGTGCGTCCCTAATTTTTGTAGCTCTTGTTAACGAGTTTATTGCTGGGGGGGCCCTGGCGGTAAAAATGGTGATCGCGTCGGTCGTGGTGGTCGTGTCGGTTGTGGTGATCCCGTCGGTCGTGGTGATCCCATCGGTCGTGGTGATCCCGTCGGTCGTGGTGATCCCGTCGGTCGTGGTGATTCCGTCGATCGTGATAATCCCGTCGATCGTGATGATCCCGTCGGTCGAGGTGACTGTGATGGCTGTAGTGGTCACCATGGTAGGCGCCATCGTAGCCGCCATGCTGGTGGAACTTGTCACCCTTGGTTCCGTATCCGCTGTAGACACTCGCATAATGCTTGGGATCATTCTCCTGAAAGTGGTGATTACTCTGTTTAATCCTTATGCCAAAATGTTTGTCATCCTTATCGTTGTCCACGTACCTTTCTTTGTAGTCGCTCTCCACGTGCCTTCCTTTGTAGTCGCTCTCCACATAGTCATaccgactttttttttctgcgtacCTTGTGTAGTTGTTATTTTCCTGTTCGTCTGCTCTTCCATCGAGTTGCTCCCGTTCCtccctttcccttttataACTCCCATTCGGAAACTCCTTCTCTGTCTCTTCCGCATGGCTACTGTTTCGGTTAAGAGAGCTACGGTTACTGTTGCGACTGGTCGTGTTAGTATGATGTCCCTTATCACAGTtagcatttttaaattgttcgCTTTCATGCTTCCTCAAATTTTCTTCCATCCTTTCGTTTCTTGGATGGTATTTGTTTTCTCGGTTATCATAGCGGTCCGTTTTCCCACTCAGGTCGTTCTTCCCGTATCgactgtttttttcaaatcgCCCATGGTGGTCGTAGTCGCTGACATGCTTTGTATACGTTTCATGTCTCGGGGGGTTCCCGTTGTGTCCGGTGTAGCCCTTATCCCTGCGGTCGTACATATCCGAGTGGTGCTTCGGGTACAGGTCGAATTTTCCCGGCCTGTCAAGCTGCGTGTCGCCGTACTTATCGCTGTGCCTGCCGCTGTGCTTGCCGCTGTACCTGCCACTGTACCTATCGCTGTTCCTGCCGCTGTACATATCGCTGTTCCTACCGCTGTACTTATCGCTGTGCCTATCGCTATACTTATCGCTGTTCCTACCGCTGTGCCTGCCACTGTACCTGCCGCTGTGCCTGTCGCTGTGCTCATCTTCGTACCTATCGACGGAGGGGGAGTGAGAAATTCGGCTGCCCCGGCCGTTCACACTTTGCCTTTCTTCACTCTGGTCATAAGCACCCTTTACATAATGCCCCCTGGCATTGTGCTGCCACACTTCTGTATCATCTCTCTCATGCTTGTAGTCGTGTATCCTTTGTTTCTTGCTGTAACCCTTGGGGTCACCTTCGCTGCACTCGTGAGGGTGAGCGCGTTCGTTTGCCTCTCCCTCGGCGAATGCATCATTCTTGTTCGTCGCAGACGATTCGTTGTCCTCCTTCTGCATCCTCTTGGGTACCATCGATGCATACTCTTTCTTTTGGTCTCTTCTTTGCGTCTGTTCATCATAACGATCGATCATTCTGATAGGACTATACGGCGAATGTCTCTCTTTGTGTAGACGGGCCATCTCATCCCGGGGATGCAGCATTTGCTCTCTCCCCTTGCTACTCGATCGACTGTCACCGCTTAGCTGTTCATCTAGTTTACGCTTTCGATAAGTACCTTTCTCACGATGCGCGTGATGATTATTTTCCGCTTGTCGCATTACCCCTCCGGGATGGCTCTTATTAGTCTCCTTATGACACGAGGTATCCGTTTCGATTTCCTCATTATTCAAATTCGTTTCTCGGGGATCTTGTCCCTCCGCTGCCAGTTCTACCCCACTGGGGCTCATCTGAGTATTCACTTCGCActcatcatcctcatcgtcgtcataaattatttttttcgagcGAGCCTTCCTACGATGAAGAAGCATCTCTGTTTGCAATGGGATCCACAGAATATCCATGGtgttattttccccctttacGTTTTCACTCTCTAGAGAGTGCCCCTTCTTAAGGTTGCTTCGTTCGtctgaattttttgaatggaaatttccttttgcttcttcgttGTCCTCCTCCTTACTGTCCCTTTTTACAGCTGCTAATTTGTGTGTTGGAGTAGTGGTCTCCTCTTTGTTATCCTTTTCATCTGACCGCTCACCATTGTACTCATCGGCtgtcttccttcttttcgttGGTACACGTGTGTCAGTTTCGGAGGGTGAAATTCTATCGACGTTATCCTTGTCGTTATCgagatttttctttttcttctttacaCTAATGGGATTTCCCTCCACTGAATGAACATTTGGGTGATGACCACTCGTCTCTTTGTTTTTCCCATCCAGCATATCATCAGAGGATTTATTTTCTAGTAACGAAGCAGAATTGCTACCGTCCTCACGACCACAGTCGTTCCTTTGTGCTTCGTTTGGTTCCACTTCATAATTGTTCTTGTCCTCATCGTGCTCTTTGGAAGGTACGTCAGGGGAGCTCGAACAATATGGCTgctgttcctttttcacaTCACTTATTAGATTTATTTGTCTTCTTTTATAACTGTCTTTCCTCCTACCAGCAGGGTCTCCCTCGTTGTGTGTGTCCCCCTGGGGGTTATTATGcgccgctttttttttttcttcttcttcttcgtcaaaaggggggcacCTACCATCGTTGCTATCCTTGGCATTTTCCTTCCCACTGGGGTTAATCTTCATCTCGTCTCCATGTTGCCCCTCCTTttgctccttctccttttgatcctttttctccttttgccCCTCCCTTTCGTGTTCGCCTTGTGCCAGCCCTCCTGCTACTCGCACTGcgccctttttcttcttcccgcCTTTGTCCTCCGAATTTCTTCCAAGGGGGGCATCCACATCGCGTTTCTTCTGTGGGTCATCTTCAGCATCTTCCACAATCGCAACCGTTTCATTCTTCTCGGCCATGCGTGTTTCTTCGTCCACatcattttgtgcattttttggaaccacttttttgttcttctcgtTTGGTTTCTTCTGCTTGCCACTTCTGTCATTTCGAGGTGTTTCTCTATTAGTCGAGCTTCTCTCCGTGAACACCCCTTtgctcgtttttttgttcgctTTGGGTTGGCTAGCAGGGATGTCTTCCTTAACATCTGGTTTGATCCATCCATTTGCTGCGTTTTCATCGTCGTGGTGTTGAGGCGGCACATACGACTCCAACGGTTCGCGTGCCTCATGCTTGCCGTTCTTATTATTACTACCGTTGCGCACAGGGGGGGCGGGATTCCCGGAGCGATTACTTCGATctgcattttcattttcgccCAATGAGAGGAACACATCGTGCTCACAGGGTTTCTTACCAAGTGGGGGGGACGGTTTTCCTTTCTTCGaccccttttcttcttttacaGGCAATCCGATGGAGGGTCCCTCCTTTGGCGTTTTCAGCACggtttgtttctttttcgccGGGTGGTTGTTTCCCAAGGGGCCTTTGCCCAAGAGGGTCGCTCCCTCAGCGTGGTTCGTTAAGTGCACAACGTCGTGGTCCCTTccctccgcttctcccacATCTGTCTCTTCGTCTTCCCCGTTTGTGGGagaagttttctttttctccttcttcttctccttcttctttttcttcttctttttcatgtCGGTAGTACTGCAGGGGGTGGGGACGTCTGCGCCGTTCAGCTTTGCATTCATCGCATTCAGGTCACTTGTCGTGTGATGAGGTGATAGTCCTTCCGTGGTATTACACTCCTCGTTCTTCTTCCCATCATTCTTATCCTCCTCGACATGCACATACCTTTTAAACTTATATTTCAACTGAGGTATCTGTAGCTTGATGTTGTCGTTAAAAAGACCAACCTcgtcaattatttttttgtaatcatAGTTAAGGACAGAAGTggtcacttttttgtttttacccttatctgtactttttttttcactaaagTTGATGTTGTGAGCATAATTGAAATATATGTTACTGTTTGCAGCTTGTTTGTTTGTATCTTTATTGAAATCGTCGTAACTTCTTTTATGCTTGGCACTGCTGTTAATGTTGTTATTGGTGGTGCCACTGTTGTGGTTTGGAACCAAGGTCGTGGCAACACCATTGACAGAGGTGGGATTATTTAAGTTCGTAGCGATGTTAGTTTCTTCAAAActgtaaaagaaaatgctgtttttatttatttcgtcTACGTTGTATGCGAGGGCTACTCCTTTGGAGTATATGATGACTCGGTTGCTTAGGAtgtgcttcttcaaatttttggcATTCAATATAgtcgtttttatttgtccTCCTTCGATGGACTCACTGTTATTCGTGGTGCTGCTGTGGAGTGCCTGTCCCACGTGGGACGACCTGGACAATACGCTTCCCCTGGGGGTGGAACCCCCTAACAGGTTGCTTCTATTTCGAATGAGTTCCTTAatgatgtttttattttcgttgtAGTCCATGCTGAACGTGATGTACTCGTTGTGCTCGTCCTGTTTGCTGGGCTTCTCCAGCTTGTCCTGTTTCTCCGGCTTTTCCAGCTTCTCCGGCTTCTCCGGCTTCTCCAGCTTTTCCAGCTTCTCCGgcttctcctgcttctccGGCTTCTCCAGCTTCTCCAGTTTATCCAGCTTctttctctccttctccGTGCCCTTGTCGGCTGCTCTCCTTCTGGTGGAGACGCTCACCGGCTGGCCCCTAACACTGCCCACCTCGTTGCTCCTCATCTTCGCATTCTTACCTTTACTATCTGGGGGTCTCTTACCGTGCGAGGTGCTACACTTGGCCGTTTTCCTACTGTTCGGGTCCTTTCTGCCCAGGATGATAGAACCCTTAAGGGTGTTTTTCTGTACACTCGTTTGGGAATTCCTCTTCATCTGCTTACTCTCATTCAGTGTGATGTTCGTTCCTGTGGGGATGTGTGCAACGGTGGGAAATCCCAGTCTTATATCAGCTTCACTGGGGTGGCTACGGTTGCTCTCCCCCATTTCTTCACTACGGGGTATTTTCATCATCAGTTTATCAAAAGAGTATGCATTTGGGAGGTTACTAAAGTAACTACTGCTAAGAAAGGAGTTATCACTCGGAGATATGGACCCCTTAATATCACgaccttcttcttctccttctccttcttcctccttactgtcattttttaaataagaaTAAGCACCTTGTGTAACATGAtctcttctccccctccgaAGGTACTCTCCTATCTTCATATAATCATCCGACGTTAATTTGTTATAGTAACTTTTGATGGAAGTATCGATTTTTGCACTTTCCAATTTGGCATAATAATTACTTAAGAAAATATCCCTCATGGAATTATCTAACTGATTGTCAATAGCATTCTTCACCAGGTAGTGATCACTAGCAACTTCTCCTCTACGTAAATCAAAATAATCACCGGAGTTTATTCTGTTATATGAACTACTTTTCGGTATGCTTGTGTGGTTATTGTTAATGGGAAGAAGGTTGCTCTCACTTCGatccatatatatgtatggtcttttttcaatattaCTCAAGGATTTGCTTTTTAATATTCGCGGCAAAAAGTTATCACTGCTCCTTTGATTTGTATATATCTGTGGATAGGAATTGGTTAAGTGGTCCATCTCATTAGTGTATTGATtgactattttttcttctcctttaaAAATAGTTGAGCTTCCCAAAAAGGCATTCCTCTTCGAACCATTTGGTAAAGTCTTGATATCGTTAAATGGTCTAAAACTAGGGTTCATCACACCAACTTGGTCCTTCATCATGTTGATACTGGAGAGACGAAAATTTTGCACACCCTCCAactcttcctcttttttgtcaCCCTTATTGTAATGAAGGTAGTGGGATACAATTATGTTATCCTTCTCTCCATTAAGCTGATTGGTCATGTTCATCCCATCGTAATGTCTGTCTCTTTTGATGTTCTTCGCCTGCTTGTGATGGAAGTGGTTAATTGGGGCGCTTCTTTCCCCCTCGAAATTGCTTTCCATTTGTGCCTCATCGTTGGGGTTGATGGTACTTCCCTTGCTTACACCTCCGTCGGCGTTACCATGCTGGTCGGCGTTACCATGCTGGTCGGAGTTATTATGCTGGTAGGCATTATTATACTGGTCGGCGTTACTATGCCAGTGGCTGTCATCATAGTTCGCCTCCACAGCGTCGCTGCCTTCGGCCCTCCTTCCGTGCGTTCCATAGGGAACCCCAAGGCCCACGTTTCTGTTAATCACGGTCCCCTTGTACTTATCGCTCTGCAGCCTCTGCACCAGTATGTCGCACAGCTCGGCGTCATCGTTGGTGTATGAGCAGCGGTTTTGGCGATCGTTACCTTCTCCGTCGCCCTCTCCGTTGCCTTCTCCGTTCACCTCCCCATTGTCCTCTTCATGTCCGCCTCGGTAGCCCTCCAACGTGGTGTTCAGTTTGTCCAGGCGGTTCAAATAATGATTCTTCCTCGCGTGGGGCGAAACGTATCTTATGATCTTTTTCCCATAGGCAGCAGGTTGTGCCTCAGGATAGGTGGATCTGAATTCACTTTTGATGTCTCCATAAAAATGGGTGAAACTCTGGGAAGAGTAATCTCCAGGGATGATGGTTCCTCCTTGGTGATTATCTTCACTCCTATGATGCAGAAAATGCCACGGTTTGGACACTCGATCTGCGTAACGGTGTTcggtatttttcttcatgaaCTCCCTTTTGCGTTTCCTTATTTGGAGGACGCTGTCCGAAAGGTAGTTTCGCTCCCCGAGGTTGTTCACGTTCGCCTCGGTGGCGGTGACTTCATTGGTGGTGACTTCGTTGGTGTTGACTTCATTGGTGGTGACTTCGTTGTTGGTGACTTCGTTGGTGGTGACTTCGTTCGTGGTGCCCCCCACGTCAAAGGAGTTCCACCTTTTCGCCTTCCCTTGGTCTGAGCACACGGACGAGCAGGACGACAAATGGGATGCGTAATGAACACCCGGATGGACACCCGAATGGACGGCGGGATGCAAAGTGGCGTCACCTGCGTTTTGATTCTCCATGGGGGTCTCAGGAAAGACCTCCTCATTGATTGTACTGTCCCTCACGTTCCCGTGGTAGTCATATTTTGGCAAAGAGTGAAACATCTTACACATATTGTTGTTGTTAAAGTAGTAACTTAATTTTGCGTTGTTTAGTAAATGCCAGAATTTGCTAGCCCCGTGTAACAAGTTCATGGGGTTGCTTCCTCTTTGTGACGTTCCTTCACGAGGGGTGGCTTCAATGGGGTTCGCTGCTGCGCCGATCGCCGCTGCTCCGTTCACTGCTGCTCCGTTCCCCACGAGGAAAACACTGCTTCTTTGCAGTTCACTTTCATAagatttcccccttttcgaaTGCACTGGCGTATCTCTTTTATGCGACCCAGACGTTGCGCGAGACAAGCTATTATACAATTCTTCCTCCGTTTCCTGAGTCTCCTGCGTCTCGACCCTTTTCCCATAGGCCATTATTATGTCACTATCATTGCAGGGATTGTATTCTCCCCCCTTAGCTCTGAAAAGCGGAGAGTTCACATTTCCACAATTCATGGACAGGTGATAATTCTCCTTAAGGATGGGGTTATAAAACTGGTCAGTGCTTACAGTGTCCATAAGTTCATGTTCGCTACTGAACGGGACAGCGCTGTCCCTTTCATTCGTCATATATTCGCTGAAAATGCTACCATGGAAGTTTTCCAAACTGCTGCGTACCACATTTTCTACGAAagaattttctcctttaactgcttttttatttgccttaCTCGACacggtgttttttttttctcttgttTTGATCACATCACTATTGCTGCTAATCATGGGGATATTTCCATTTCGGTTCTTTTTACttgattttcctttccctgcgtgattgattttttcttgGAATTGCAGAGCATTCCCCTTTGTGGGGTGATCCTTCTTGCTAGCCCGTTCGCTCAGTTGGTTCTTCTCGTTTCGCTTACCCTTTTTGTCTACTTTTGGACCTTCCATAGGGGGGATTACGATTTCCTCCTCCATAGCTACCCCCTGTTGTTGTGCTTTGTCCAAGTTATGCTCTAATTCTAAGTTCAGATTTTCctcaatatatatttcctcctccactttGCAGTTGTTGTATCTGCTCCAGAAGTTCAGATTGCAATACCATTCGTCCGGCAATAGGTTGATGTTAATATGTGCGTCGACTTTTCGCCACTTTTTGCAGCTTTCACATTGGACCCAATTAACTACATTGTTGGAGGTGGTGTTGGTTCCGTTTACTGTCTGACTGCCGCTGTTGTTTGGATATACTCCCCCGGTGGTGTTACGTGCATCTTCCGCGACGACATTGTTCGGTTCAGTCAGGAAGGCGTAATAGGCTTGGTCATTCGAAGGAGCACTCCCAAAGCGTACATCGTGGTGTTCCTTCTTGGgtgagttattttttcctaaatcAGGCGACTTGTTTGGCACGGTCATATAATTTTGCGCGACGTTTATGTGGGAGAGAACTCCATTGTGTACGTGGCCcctttcttctgcttctttctCACCTTTGACGAAGCGGTGATTCGCTTTCTCCGAGTTATCATTCTGGAGGCTGCCTCCCTCGTTTGACAGCCCTCTATTCGAGTTAATGGCGCTGTGCGAGTCGTCCTCCAGCTGGGGATTCGGTTGGCCATTCGGTTGGCCATTCGGTTGGCCATTCGGTTGACCATTCGGTTGGCCATTCGGTTGACCATCCGCTcggtcgtttttttttttctgggtttttttcctctccacgTTGCCGCTGGTTGCTCCCTGATCCGcatcgccatttttttttttttttcttagcactttttttatctgttgGCACGTTAACCCTGTTCTCATTGGCATCGCTATCTTccgttttctccttcacttCGCAGGTCGAAATTCCCCTCGggggttcttcttctcccctctttttatttttttccttccccaaaggtttcttaattttatttttcaaatttatgtTAACGATTGAGTGCATA includes the following:
- a CDS encoding CW-type zinc finger domain-containing protein (putative) — its product is MINNTKENTDLCTPEQDNWVQCDRCEKWRKLPAYIDMNNLPKIWYCNLNMDTRYNSCDVEEEVATYNSDGGKHFHAGHFNIGHVATELERERGLHADGDILTDDGRSNMVTAIDPSAGAHHIEEQYSVGRESFHVSSSHADVTKAYDEANAFVIKGSHHSNVNRGSGSQGSSNQGSSNQGSSNQGSSNQGSSNQGSSNQGSSNQGSSNQGSSNQGSSNQGSNNHYSDGKFFSSLPAKEFFIHGEKIPAVALRNTVALAFGSSEDMSGPNCEGKNTHMGSNDKRVDGHLGMHTTQVSINTKGQREKEGAMLPKKPLKGEEGDKGGGNPRGNNANRGVTPVPNYVNVNNSYLKQAEGEDEQRTPCGKPGNDAHNVVTKNGKKKNKDSNKGTNKDSNKGTNKDTNKGTNKGTNKGTNKGTNKDTNKGTNKNAYKNANTNRRKDLLARHKRSNSDGGIYENQRRKEEFSLHRMHASDTDMNTASNVKRYKNFKKNASSWGSTPFYSFMHSIVNINLKNKIKKPLGKEKNKKRGEEEPPRGISTCEVKEKTEDSDANENRLEDDSHSAINSNRGLSNEGGSLQNDNSEKANHRFVKGEKEAEERGHVHNGVLSHINVAQNYMTVPNKSPDLGKNNSPKKEHHDVRFGSAPSNDQAYYAFLTEPNNVVAEDARNTTGGVYPNNSGSQTVNGTNTTSNNVVNWVQCESCKKWRKVDAHININLLPDEWYCNLNFWSRYNNCKVEEEIYIEENLNLELEHNLDKAQQQGVAMEEEIVIPPMEGPKVDKKGKRNEKNQLSERASKKDHPTKGNALQFQEKINHAGKGKSSKKNRNGNIPMISSNSDVIKTREKKNTVSSKANKKAVKGENSFVENVVRSSLENFHGSIFSEYMTNERDSAVPFSSEHELMDTVSTDQFYNPILKENYHLSMNCGNVNSPLFRAKGGEYNPCNDSDIIMAYGKRVETQETQETEEELYNSLSRATSGSHKRDTPVHSKRGKSYESELQRSSVFLVGNGAAVNGAAAIGAAANPIEATPREGTSQRGSNPMNLLHGASKFWHLLNNAKLSYYFNNNNMCKMFHSLPKYDYHGNVRDSTINEEVFPETPMENQNAGDATLHPAVHSGVHPGVHYASHLSSCSSVCSDQGKAKRWNSFDVGGTTNEVTTNEVTNNEVTTNEVNTNEVTTNEVTATEANVNNLGERNYLSDSVLQIRKRKREFMKKNTEHRYADRVSKPWHFLHHRSEDNHQGGTIIPGDYSSQSFTHFYGDIKSEFRSTYPEAQPAAYGKKIIRYVSPHARKNHYLNRLDKLNTTLEGYRGGHEEDNGEVNGEGNGEGDGEGNDRQNRCSYTNDDAELCDILVQRLQSDKYKGTVINRNVGLGVPYGTHGRRAEGSDAVEANYDDSHWHSNADQYNNAYQHNNSDQHGNADQHGNADGGVSKGSTINPNDEAQMESNFEGERSAPINHFHHKQAKNIKRDRHYDGMNMTNQLNGEKDNIIVSHYLHYNKGDKKEEELEGVQNFRLSSINMMKDQVGVMNPSFRPFNDIKTLPNGSKRNAFLGSSTIFKGEEKIVNQYTNEMDHLTNSYPQIYTNQRSSDNFLPRILKSKSLSNIEKRPYIYMDRSESNLLPINNNHTSIPKSSSYNRINSGDYFDLRRGEVASDHYLVKNAIDNQLDNSMRDIFLSNYYAKLESAKIDTSIKSYYNKLTSDDYMKIGEYLRRGRRDHVTQGAYSYLKNDSKEEEGEGEEEGRDIKGSISPSDNSFLSSSYFSNLPNAYSFDKLMMKIPRSEEMGESNRSHPSEADIRLGFPTVAHIPTGTNITLNESKQMKRNSQTSVQKNTLKGSIILGRKDPNSRKTAKCSTSHGKRPPDSKGKNAKMRSNEVGSVRGQPVSVSTRRRAADKGTEKERKKLDKLEKLEKPEKQEKPEKLEKLEKPEKPEKLEKPEKQDKLEKPSKQDEHNEYITFSMDYNENKNIIKELIRNRSNLLGGSTPRGSVLSRSSHVGQALHSSTTNNSESIEGGQIKTTILNAKNLKKHILSNRVIIYSKGVALAYNVDEINKNSIFFYSFEETNIATNLNNPTSVNGVATTLVPNHNSGTTNNNINSSAKHKRSYDDFNKDTNKQAANSNIYFNYAHNINFSEKKSTDKGKNKKVTTSVLNYDYKKIIDEVGLFNDNIKLQIPQLKYKFKRYVHVEEDKNDGKKNEECNTTEGLSPHHTTSDLNAMNAKLNGADVPTPCSTTDMKKKKKKKKEKKKEKKKTSPTNGEDEETDVGEAEGRDHDVVHLTNHAEGATLLGKGPLGNNHPAKKKQTVLKTPKEGPSIGLPVKEEKGSKKGKPSPPLGKKPCEHDVFLSLGENENADRSNRSGNPAPPVRNGSNNKNGKHEAREPLESYVPPQHHDDENAANGWIKPDVKEDIPASQPKANKKTSKGVFTERSSTNRETPRNDRSGKQKKPNEKNKKVVPKNAQNDVDEETRMAEKNETVAIVEDAEDDPQKKRDVDAPLGRNSEDKGGKKKKGAVRVAGGLAQGEHEREGQKEKKDQKEKEQKEGQHGDEMKINPSGKENAKDSNDGRCPPFDEEEEEKKKAAHNNPQGDTHNEGDPAGRRKDSYKRRQINLISDVKKEQQPYCSSSPDVPSKEHDEDKNNYEVEPNEAQRNDCGREDGSNSASLLENKSSDDMLDGKNKETSGHHPNVHSVEGNPISVKKKKKNLDNDKDNVDRISPSETDTRVPTKRRKTADEYNGERSDEKDNKEETTTPTHKLAAVKRDSKEEDNEEAKGNFHSKNSDERSNLKKGHSLESENVKGENNTMDILWIPLQTEMLLHRRKARSKKIIYDDDEDDECEVNTQMSPSGVELAAEGQDPRETNLNNEEIETDTSCHKETNKSHPGGVMRQAENNHHAHREKGTYRKRKLDEQLSGDSRSSSKGREQMLHPRDEMARLHKERHSPYSPIRMIDRYDEQTQRRDQKKEYASMVPKRMQKEDNESSATNKNDAFAEGEANERAHPHECSEGDPKGYSKKQRIHDYKHERDDTEVWQHNARGHYVKGAYDQSEERQSVNGRGSRISHSPSVDRYEDEHSDRHSGRYSGRHSGRNSDKYSDRHSDKYSGRNSDMYSGRNSDRYSGRYSGKHSGRHSDKYGDTQLDRPGKFDLYPKHHSDMYDRRDKGYTGHNGNPPRHETYTKHVSDYDHHGRFEKNSRYGKNDLSGKTDRYDNRENKYHPRNERMEENLRKHESEQFKNANCDKGHHTNTTSRNSNRSSLNRNSSHAEETEKEFPNGSYKREREEREQLDGRADEQENNNYTRYAEKKSRYDYVESDYKGRHVESDYKERYVDNDKDDKHFGIRIKQSNHHFQENDPKHYASVYSGYGTKGDKFHQHGGYDGAYHGDHYSHHSHLDRRDHHDRRDYHDRRNHHDRRDHHDRRDHHDRWDHHDRRDHHNRHDHHDRRDHHFYRQGPPSNKLVNKSYKN